In one window of Armatimonadota bacterium DNA:
- a CDS encoding ABC transporter permease encodes MVWFESLKVALACLWANKLRSALTMLGVIFGVCSVIVMVAIVEGARAEVVSQFSALGSRLIIVFFSPERGQRERITVSGLRLEDADAIREKCRDVAAVSPETPPLNVDIHYGAREVRASVVGAQRECMLVRDLAVARGRFINREDEEDWRKVCVLGSALPSELFGSEDPLGKEIEIEKIRVTVIGVLEEKGRAFGEELDERVYVPITTVQKRVMGSVQLGVIFALARSDERSEAAADQIWEVLMKRYDNQRVFTVDTQSRILDALGQVLIVFEIVLGGIGGLSLLVGGIGIMNIMLVSVTERTREIGLRKALGAKRRHILWQFLTESATLSGVGGLFGIALGALLSWLVGHFAKDYLPTAVPLWAAALGFFFAAAVGLFFGIYPAFRAARLDPIEALRHE; translated from the coding sequence GTCTCTGGGCCAATAAGCTTCGCTCCGCGCTGACCATGCTCGGCGTCATCTTCGGCGTCTGCTCGGTGATCGTCATGGTGGCGATCGTCGAGGGCGCGCGCGCCGAGGTGGTCAGCCAATTCTCGGCTCTCGGATCGCGCCTCATCATCGTCTTCTTCAGCCCCGAGCGCGGCCAGCGCGAGCGTATCACCGTCAGCGGGCTCCGCCTCGAGGACGCCGACGCGATCCGCGAGAAATGCCGCGACGTGGCCGCCGTATCGCCCGAGACGCCTCCGCTCAACGTCGATATCCACTACGGCGCGCGCGAGGTGCGCGCCAGCGTCGTCGGCGCCCAGCGTGAGTGCATGCTCGTCCGCGATCTCGCGGTCGCCCGCGGGCGCTTCATCAACCGCGAGGACGAGGAGGACTGGCGCAAGGTCTGTGTCCTCGGCTCCGCGCTGCCCAGCGAGCTGTTCGGCAGCGAAGACCCCCTGGGCAAGGAGATCGAGATCGAGAAGATCCGGGTCACCGTGATCGGCGTGCTCGAAGAGAAAGGCCGCGCCTTCGGCGAGGAACTCGACGAGCGCGTATACGTCCCCATCACCACCGTGCAGAAGCGCGTCATGGGCTCCGTCCAGCTCGGCGTTATCTTCGCGCTGGCCCGCAGCGACGAGCGCAGCGAAGCCGCTGCGGATCAGATCTGGGAAGTGCTCATGAAGCGCTACGACAACCAGCGCGTTTTCACCGTTGACACGCAGTCGCGCATCCTCGACGCGCTGGGCCAGGTGTTGATCGTCTTCGAAATCGTCCTCGGCGGCATTGGTGGGCTGTCGCTCCTCGTCGGCGGCATCGGCATCATGAACATCATGCTCGTCAGCGTCACCGAGCGCACCCGCGAAATCGGCCTGCGCAAGGCCCTCGGCGCCAAACGGCGCCATATCCTGTGGCAGTTCCTCACCGAATCGGCCACGCTCAGCGGCGTCGGGGGGCTGTTCGGCATCGCCCTCGGGGCGCTGCTGAGCTGGCTCGTCGGGCACTTCGCCAAGGACTACCTGCCGACCGCGGTGCCCCTGTGGGCGGCGGCGCTCGGCTTCTTCTTCGCGGCCGCCGTCGGCCTGTTCTTCGGCATCTACCCCGCGTTCCGCGCCGCCCGCCTCGACCCGATTGAGGCCCTGCGCCACGAGTGA